In Thermococcus chitonophagus, the genomic stretch TGAGGAGGCAGTTCTATGGCAGAGTTGCAAGCGTTCTTCGTGACATAGATGACAGGCTCAGGTATCTAAACAAGGCCAGAGAGGTTCTAAAAGACCTGCCGGTAGTTGATTTGGAGGTTCCAACCGTTGTCATAGCTGGACATCCAAATGTTGGCAAGTCAACCCTACTTAAGGCCCTCACGACTGCAAAGCCAGAAATAGCTAGCTATCCGTTCACGACCAGAGGAATAAACGTAGGACAATTTGAGGATGGGTACTTTAAGTATCAAGTAATTGATACTCCAGGGTTACTTGATAGACCAATAAGCGAGAGAAATGAGATAGAAAAGCAAGCAATATTGGCCCTGAAGCACCTTGGAAAATTAATCATTTACATCTTCGACCCGAGTGAGTATTGTGGATTTCCAATAGAGGAGCAGATGCATCTGTTCGAAGAGATATACAGGGAGTTTGGAGAGTTCCCATTCATCGTTGTGCTAAATAAGGTAGATGTGGCCAAGGAAGATCAAGTAAAAGTTATTGAAGAATTCGTGAGAAAGAAGGGACTTGAACCAATAAAAATTTCAGCAATGAAGGGTATTGGGGTAGAAAAAGTTAGGGAGGAAATCGTGAAAAAGTTGAGACCTATGGCCCAAGAACTCGCAAAGAAGAAAATTGAAGAGGAACTAAGAAGATACAGAGCTGACCTCTGACTTCTGTACTTCTTCGGGTAAGGAGAAGAAGGCCACTATCTCAAGGATCGCTGCTATTATAGCGATTAAAGCTCCTATTCCTATTATTAGCAGTATTGCTCCTATGAAGTATAGCAAACCTGCCGTTTTGAACATGTCCACCCCAGTATACTGTGCTATGAGCTCGTAGCTTTTCTTCCTGAAGTACATTCCAATTATCATTGCTATCCACAGAATTATGAGGCCAACTAGTACAACTCCTATGAAGCTTAAGATATTTGTCGGCATGAGCTCTTTTGGATTCAAGAACGCTGCACCCACGGTTGCTACAACTATTATTATAAAGACTATCAATCCACCAACGATTGCTATGAATGCCTTGAGGAAATAGCTGAAAATATCTTTATCTCCGGTTTCGTCGCTTATTATTTTCACTGCCAGGAAAATTAGCACTAAGCCTACAATTGAGAGAACAAAACCTATATGAGGTACCAGTGGCCCTACTAGACCTATTATTGCTCCAATACCACCATACATCTTTGCATTACTCATTGACATTTGGATCACCATGTAAGGTGAACAGGATTTCCTTATAAACTTTACCACATTAAGTTCGAACTTCAGTCTATAAGTATTAATCCATACAAGACAGGTTCATTAAAGTCTAGTGTTACAATTGAGGTTAGTTCTATGCCAACGGCATCAACACTTGGTCTTACTTTTTCTGGCATTTTACACACTCCTGTTGTCTCAAATGTGCATTCTTCGCACAAGTTGCAGTTTCCTGGGAAAAGTGCTATGGCATATGGATAGCCATTCCTGAAGTATTCTTTCTCCTTTTCTAAGAGCCATAGTAAAATTCTCCTCTTCTCCTTTTCGAAGTCCTCTGTATTGATCTTAAACTTCACGAGTAGCGCTTTCTTGTAGTGCTTTATGAGATCCACGGTATCCCTCCAAGAGGGGACATGAGGAGGACAGCTCGGTCTTTTGCCGTACATGGGACATGCCATGCACTTCCATACTGGCCTTGGAGATACGACGATTGAACTTGCGTCAATTTCCCTCTCCCAAACAACTTCCATTTGACGATCTCCCCTAACCAGTATGCAAGGCTTTAAAAATGATATTTTGTATTCCTAAAATGGTGATCCCCATGATCGAGGTCGGAGAATACAAGGTAAAGGAAGGACTGTACTATACAAAAGACCATGAGTGGGTTAAGGTTCTCGACGACGGAACTGTCCTCGTTGGAATTAGCGATTATGCACAGAAAGAGCTCGGCGATTTGGCGTATGTTGAACTACCTGAAGTGGGAAAGGAAGTAAATAAGGGCGATGTTCTATGTGAGGTTGAGAGCGTAAAGGCGGTAAGCGAAGTCTATGCTCCAGTTAGCGGAGAGGTTGTTGAGGTAAATGAAGAGCTCAGTGATAGCCCAGAAAAAATCAATGAAGATCCATACGAGGCATGGATAGCCAAGATAAAGCCAAAGAACTTAGAAGAGGAGTTGAAGGAGCTAATGGATGCAAATGCTTATGCGGAGTACCTAAAAACGCTTTAAAGTATCTTCCCTTCCTTCTTCATTCTCATAAGCTTTGTCACGTAACCGGCGATCCTGTTTCTTATCTTCTTGCTAGTTACGTTGGTTAGTTCTTGAACCTTCTTCTTGTTGTGCTCGAAGTCCGTGGTGAACTCATTTGGATACCTGTCAACTAACTCCCTCGCGACCCTCTTAATGAAACCCTGCCTGATCTTTCCCATTCTCACCACCCCTCCTTATTCATCCACTCTCCGCTAAACCGTAGCAGTTTTAAACTTTTACCTGCATCCACCGAGCATGATGGACTTGCATACACACACAAGATATTCGGATGGTATAGGTTTAATAAGGGACAACGTTTCCTGGGCAGAAAAAAGGAGACTTAAAATAGTAGGAATTAGTGACCATATCCACTTCTTCACCCCAGGAATATTTTCCAAGTACGTGAGAGAGATCAGAACTGTAAGAGACGAGAGCGAAATTGTAGTACTCGCCGGGATAGAGGCAAACATAACTGAGAGCGGGCCAGACATAACGGAAGAATTTGCAAGAGAGCTCGATTATGTTATAGCTAGCGTGCACGAGTGGTTTGGAGAGGGAGAGTGGTATAGGTACTTGGAGTACGTTAAAAAGGCTATAATAGATGAAAACGTAGATATAATAGGCCACTTTGGCAACACCTTCCCCTGGATAGGATATCCTCCATGGGAGGAGGTTCTCGAGGTTATAAAACTCGCAGAAGAATACGGCAAAGCCTTCGAGATAAGTGCCAGGTACAAAGTCCCGGATTTGGATTTCATTAGAGAATGTGTAAAAAGAGGAGTCAAGCTTTCACTAGCAACTGACGCTCATAGACCGGATGACGTTGGAAAAATAGAGTGGAGCCTAAAAATGCTTAAAAAAGCAGGAGGAAGTGAGGAGGATCTAGTGTTCTCAGAGCTTCTCTAGGACGTCCTTAGCTATATCTCCAAGCTTAACCCACTTCATGCCTTCAAATGGCAGTATTATCTTATCTTCAACCCCTGTAAGCTTCTCCACATCATCCCTATACTTGCTCAGGCCAAGCTCTTTGATCAGCAGCAGAGCAAAGGCTATGGTGTTCTTGTCCCCCTCTGATAAAAGCTTTGGAACATGCTTGTCTATTGCATCTTTGAACTTAGAACCGTGAACTTTAACTATTTCCATTGCAAGTCCCATGGCTCCCTCTTTAACGTAAGGGTTCTTTGAGAGAACTAGTGACAACGCTTTATCAACGAGATCTGAGGAAACATCTATAGAATCGGGGCTCTCTCTGAGAATCGTCATTAGGACAAACAGTGCATCTCCAACAGTCCCAGGGTTGGAATCTGATAGCAGTTCTATAAGATCTCTTATTGTTTTTTTGTCTTTTAGTGCCTTTTCAATTACTTCATCCATTTTATTCTCTTCCATTAGTTTCTTTATTTTATCTTTTCCTTTTTTACCAAATGAAAATAGGCCCATCTTGCCCACCTTAATTCAAGAAATCAAAAAATTAGGATTTAAAACTTATTCCCTAAAAATGTTGAGATTATCAATCAAGCATGCCTAAGACCTTGTCGACTTCGTTGGCAACTTCCACATCGAACAAGTGAATTGTCGGAATAGTCCAGAAGACCCTATAATTGTGGGTCTTGTCCTCTTCTCCAAAGTACTGGAACACGAACCTTCCGAACCCAGTTAAATCTCTGTGTATATCCCTAACCTCTCTGAGTACTCTCCTAACCTTTGGGGGATACTCCTCATAGGGCAGGGGGATTGAGTTTATGAAGACATTGTCCTTGTAAAAGTCGGTTGTTAATCCAACGGCCCTAACAGTTTTCAATAGCTGAGTAAACTTTTCCTTTTCCCAGAACCTCTTGAGTATTATCCTGGGGTCCTCTTTAGCTAAGGGAAATCTCGCATCTTCCTCCTCGAGCCAGAACTCCAAGTAGGGCTGGCCTCTCTCAATAACTATCCTCGCTAGCAACCTTGCGTTCTCCGGGATCTCTTTCTGAGTTTCTTCAATGTGGTATTCCTTCCCATGAACGGTGTATGTTTCTCCCTCTTTTCTCTCGCCAACCTTCGATACAAAGTATGCCCTCTCTCCTTCAATAGTTCCTAGGTGCAGATCATACCCCCACGCCTTAAGGTCCCTCATTCTGAACCTTCTCTCTGCTGGCACAACTCCAGGGTTCTCAATTATGTAGTAGCCCTCTAGCACTTTTTCCTCACCAATAGTTATTAAAACGTGAGAGCTTTTAAAGCTTTGGTTTGAGCTAAATCCTTAAATGCGATTGAGAGAATTGGAACCCATGAACACCGTGATCGTTAGATACGGAGAGATAGGGACGAAGTCCAGGCAGACGCGAAGATGGTTTGAGAGGATTCTAATAAATAACATAAGAGAAGCTCTCGTCAGCGAGGACATTGAGTACAAGGAGGTATTTTCAAAGCACGGAAGGGTGATAGTTAGGACCAATAGAGCAGTCGAAGCGAGTAGCGTCCTTGTCAGGGTTTTCGGAATAGTTTCACTATCACCGGCAATGGAAGTTGAGGCATCCCTTGAAAAGATAAACAAAACCGCCCTCAAGCTGTTCCGAAAAAAAGCAAAAGAGCTCAGCATTAAAAACCCAAAGTTTAGGGTAACCGCGAGAAGAATAACTAAAGAGTTTCCCCTCAACAGCCTCGAACTACAGGCAAAGGTTGGAGAGTACATACTGGAGAACGAGGAGTGCGAAGTTGACCTACACAATTACGATATTGAGGTTGGAATTGAAATAATGGAAGGGAGAGCCTACATCTTTACGGAGAAGATTAGAGGATGGGGTGGGCTCCCCATTGGAACCCAAGGAAAGATGGTAGGAATTCTCGAAGACAAAAAATCCGCTTTAGCAATATTCCTCATGATGAAAAGAGGAGTTGAGGTAATTCCCGTCTACGCGGGCAATGAAAACGTTAAGGAGCTGTGGTTGAGAATAAAGAAGTTCGCTTATGGATCGAAAGGAGACCTCATAAGGGTTGAATCTTTAGGAAAAGTAAACAAGATTATCAAGGACTTTGGAGCAAAGGGAGTTATAAAGGGGTTACAACTTCATGAAGGGACTGAAGAAGAGATAAAGAAGGATAAGAAAATGTTCACAGTTCCCGTTTACTATCCATTAATAGCCCTACCCCAGGACTACATAGAGGATGTCGCTAAGCGAATTCCTCTTTAGCTTCTTCTCCCGCAACAACCCCTCCATTCTCTCCCCCATTATTCAGCTCATGAATCTCGTACAACTTCAAGGGGACCTTTTTAAGAGCCTTGCCTACAACAGCCTTAGCTATTCTCTCCGCATGCTCGAGGCTTTGAGCGTTGAAGACCTTTAAGGTCAGGTATATTCCCACAAGCCCAACGTTTCCAACAACAAACGCGCTCTCAAATTCGGCACCACAAACTGGACACTTTGAGTATCCTATCTCAACCCTAACGAAATCGAGCTTTTCCTTCTCCAATGCGCTTATCACTTTATTTGCGGCAACCTCAATTGCCTCTTCAACATCTCTCACGTCCTTAACTATAATTGGAGCTTCTAAAACTACTATGTAATCTCCCATGGCTCTCACCTCACCCAAAGGCAAACAGCCTGTTGTCGTCTCCCTTAAAGACACCTAACCTCACTCCTGCATCGATAAAGCCGTGCGCATAATTTAAAGCAGCAAAGGCTGTCACATAGTCCCCTCTTTTGAAGTAGTACTCAGCATCTTGAAAGTAGCTTTTGGCCATTGTTAAAAAGTCTTTCGCGACTATATAAAGGTGGCTTCTCTCATCTACCACAATCTCAAGCTTTTCCAGAGCCTCTTTGGTTATCCTGAAGTACTTTTCAAGCTTTTCCTTGGTTATTATATTGTTCACCTGCATAGACAAACACACAAAATCAGCAACAGTTAATAACTGTTTTGCTTTGACATTAGGCATGATAAAACTTATATCAAGAGAGGAGGCAATAAGAAGAGCTGAGAGGATTAAGAGGGAAAATGAACTGATTTATGGAGTTGATTTCGAGATACTCCATGACATAGTTGACATAAGAGAATTGATACCAACGCAAAAAGAACTCAGCAGAAAGAAACTTGAGGCTGTTATTCAACGCGTTCTTCATGGGTATGATGCTCCAATAATATGCCTATATTACCGAGGAAAACTATACCTACTAGATGGGCATCACAGGGTGTATGCTTGTAGGATCCTGGGGACAGAAAAAGTAGAAGCTCTAATTTTAAGACCCAAGAAGACAATAAAGAGTAACATTGGTGAGTCTGTGAAAAGGCAAGGACTCAAAAGCATCGAAGATATGATTGTTGTACATGAGATATAACCGAAAAGCTTATAAAATATCTTTTATCCATGAGAGATCGGGTCGCGGGCCGGTAGCTTAGCCTGGTTAGAGCGGCGGACTCTTAATCCGCAGGTCGGGGGTTCAAATCCCCCCCGGCCCGCCAGACTCTTCTTGGAAATCAAAATATATTCTACAATAATCTCCTTTACCTTCAACACTACCGAAAACTTTTTAAACCATTAACTAAGCAGTAACTAACGGCACGGCGGCCATAGCGGGGGGGCTACACCCGGTCTCATTTCGAACCCGGAAGTTAAGCCCCCCAGCGATCCCGGTTGTACTGCCCTCCGAGAGGGGGCGGGAAGCCGGGGACGCCGCCGGCCGCTAGATTTTTCTCCCAAACACTATAGCTAAAAGAGAATACTCTTTTGAAAATTCTTTCAACTGGACAAAATGTCCACAAAATCTTTAGGTTTGTAAAGTTTTTTATAGGTAAAATACCCATATATGAACAGGTGGCCAAATGATGACGTTTGATAAGGAGGCTTTAAAGAAAATTAAGGAAGAGGAAAAGAGATGGGAAGAAACTACCGTTAGACAGTTCTTACAGAAGGCTCCTGAGAGAAAAGAAAGGTTCCTGACCGATGACGGCTTCGAGATAAAGAGAATTTACACCCCCGCAGATCTGGGGGAGAACTGGGACTACATGGAAAAGCTCGGCTTCCCAGGAGAGTACCCATTCACAAGGGGAGTCTATGCAACGATGTATAGGGGAAGAATCTGGACAATGAGACAGTACGCTGGCTATGCTACAGCAGAAGAGTCAAATAAGAGGTACAAGTACCTGCTGAGTCAGGGGCAAACAGGGTTAAGCGTTGCTTTCGACCTGCCTACCCAGCTCGGCTATGACTCAGATCATCCCCTAGCAGAGGGAGAAGTAGGAAAGGTCGGAGTAGCTATTGATTCCCTGTGGGACATGAGGATTCTCTTCGATGGTATTCCATTGGATAAGGTCTCAACGTCAATGACGATAAACTCAACCGCAGCAAACCTTCTTGCAATGTACATTCTCGTTGCTGAGGAGCAGGGAGTTCCCCAGGAGAAGCTCAGGGGGACAGTTCAGAACGATATCCTCAAGGAGTACATCGCAAGGGGAACCTACATCTTCCCACCACAGCCTTCAATGAGGTTAACAACCGACATAATAATGTACTGTGCAGAAAACATTCCAAAGTGGAACCCAATAAGCATCAGCGGTTATCACATTAGGGAGGCTGGAGCCAACGCTGTTCAGGAAGTAGCCTTCACGCTAGCTGATGGTATCGAGTACGTTAAGGCGGTAATTGAGAGAGGGATGGATGTAGATAAGTTCGCTCCAAGGCTGAGTTTCTTCTTCGCAGCACACAACAACTTCCTTGAAGAAATTGCAAAGTTCAGGGCAGCGAGAAGGCTCTGGGCGTACATAATGAAGGAGTGGTTCAACGCGAAGAACCCAAGGTCAATGATGCTTAGATTCCACACGCAGACCGCTGGTTCAACTCTAACGGCACAACAGCCAGAGAACAACATAATCAGGGTTGCAATTCAGGCATTAGCTGCAGTTTTGGGAGGAACTCAGTCCCTACACACTAACTCCTATGATGAAGCCTTGAGCCTTCCAACCGAGAAGAGCGTCAGGATTGCATTAAGAACTCAGCAGATCATTGCCTACGAAAGCGGGGTAGTCGATACAGTCGACCCGCTTGGTGGTGCATACTACATCGAGTGGCTGACAGATCACATCTTTGAGGAGGCCCTCAAGTACATTGAGAAGATTCAGAAGATGGGCGGAATGATGAGGGCAATCGAGAGAGGCTACATCCAGAAGGAGATTGCCGAGGCAGCATACAAGTACCAGAAGGAGATAGAGGAAGGTAAGAGGATAATTGTCGGAGTTAATAAATTCGTCACCGATGAGCCGATAGAAGTGGAGATACTAAAGGTCGATCCGAGTATAAGGGAGAAGCAGATCGAGAGGCTGAAGAAGCTCAGGAGCGAGAGAGACAGCAAGAAAGTGGAAGAGGCACTAGATAAGCTTAGAAATGTTGCGGAGAAAGAAGATGAGAATTTGATGCCCTACATAATAGAAGCTCACAGACACCTTGCAACTCTTCAAGAGGTAACTGATGTGTTAAGGGAGGTATGGGGAGAATATAGAGCACCCCTAATATTCTGATCTCTTCTATAATTTTTAGGTATTTTATCAATTTGACACTATTTATAACAGTTGAATGTCCATATTTCTTGGTCATTTTTCGCAAATATTCAAGGAATTTTGGATATCTTTCCAAACTAAAGCGTACTGCAACCGAAAAATATTTTAATAACATATGTTTTATGGTGAAAGAATATACGTCTCTAAGGGTGATATAAATGGAGGAGGTATTATTAAGGCTTAAGGATAAACTCACGAAGGAAATGCTCTGGATGTACATACTGAAGTTACTCAGAGAGAGGCCCATGTACGCTTATGAAATCAGAGGACAGCTAAAACGAAGATTTGGATTTGAACCAGCAACGGTTAGCTCCTATGTCGTTCTGTACAAGTTGGAAGAAGCAGGATATGTCACTTCAGAGTGGCACGAGAGCGAGAGTGGTAGGCCTTCAAGGAAGTACTACAAGCTTACAGAGAAAGGGGAAAAATTGTTCGAAGATGGAGTAAAGATAATAGAAAACGTCCTTGAAATGCTGAAGGAGTAGGAATCAGCGCCCTCCTCCTCTTGGCTCCCTTGCCTTTGGCCTCAATCTTTTATAACCGCACTTTCTGCACTTCTTGGCTCCCCATGGATTAGTGGCACCGCACCTGAGGCATATATACTTCTTGAAGATCCTCGCTTCAGCCTCTGGAAACCTCGCCATTTTATCTCCCCCGCCTAAACTTATGGGTGCATTTTTTAAAGTTTGCCGTATACATGACAAGCATGAAGAGAGACATCCTCATCGGTGTAGTATTCCTATTGGGAATATTATTAACGCTAACATTCAAAGACTTTACCTTCCTAATAATCCCCTCAATAGGTATCCCGGCGAGTTTGGCGTACCTAGAAAGGCACAAAAATATCTTGGCAAAATCAAACCTCCTCGAAAGGGATACGCTTATGATCATTGGAATAATAACCCTAGTCACCATCGCGTTTAACTTTATGATAGATCCAAGATTTGGGTTACTTATGCTTGGAACGGTAGTACCATTGATTGCCGGCTTAAAGGGTAGATAGTACTTCAACTACTCTCTTTAAATTTCGGGAAGTTTTGTACTCTCTAAGAGCCAACCTTAAGCTCTCTCGGAATTCGTCGGTAATGCCATATTCCTTAGAGATCCTTCGGGATATCACATTGTCGGAAAGAAAAAGCATTGCCATCGCTGAAGTTAGGTTTTTAGGTCTTCTTTGAGTGCTCGCCTTCTCAAAGTCAATTATCCAAACATCCTTCCCTATTATTATATGCTTACCTCCCTGTATCTGCCCGTGATCTATCCCCAAGGTATCAAGTGCGTAAGCCTTTTCAGCTATCCTCAAAATGTCCTCCTTTCTAGGAGTCAAATTTATGAGAAGCTCTCCCTCAACGTACTCCCTCACAAGTACTTCCCTTCTTTCAATCTTAGTATACAATACTAAATCACCTGTGATGTCCTTACCTTGTAGTATCTCAAGGATTTTAGCTTCTCTCCCCAATGTTTTCCTAGGTGAGTCAGGCCTTTGGTACTTAACTACCACCTTTTTGCCACCAAGGGTTCCCAAAAACACATAACTGGTTGTTCCCTTGGCCAAGAACCTTTCCAATTCTACCCCATAGTCACTTAGGATTGGTTTCAACTTCCTTATTTCATCTTCAATGATTTCTTGAAGCATTTACATCCCCAAGTCCAAATCATTTTTATAGCTATAAAACAATATTGGATCTGGTGAGGGCTATGGAGTACGAGGAAGCCTTTAGAGAAGTTTATGAAATGGTAAAGCCAAAATACAAGCTCTTTACGGCAGGACCAGTCGCATGCTTCCCAGAAGTACTCGAGATAATGAAGGTGCAAATGTTTAGCCATAGATCCAAAGAGTACAGGAAAGTGCACGTTGACACCGTTGAAAGGCTCAGGGACTTCCTTGAGGTTAAGAAGGGAGAAGTTCTACTAGTTCCAAGCTCTGGAACAGGGATCATGGAGGCCAGCATTAGGAATGGAGTTACGAAGGGTGGAAAAGTCCTTGTAACAATAATTGGGGCGTTTGGAAAGAGGTACAGGGAGGTCGTAGAGACAAACGGAAGGAAGGCTGTAGTTCTAGAGTACGAGCCAGGAAAGGCCGTGAAGCCCGAAGATCTCGATGATGCTCTGAGAAAGAACCCCGATGTTGAGGCCGTAACGATAACCTACAATGAAACATCGACTGGAGTACTCAATCCTCTGCCAGAGCTCGCCAAAGTGGCAAAGGAGCATGACAAGCTGGTATTTGTTGATGCGGTCTCAGCGATGGGAGGAGCAGATATAAAGTTTGACAAGTGGGAGCTTGACGTTGTGTTCTCAAGCTCCCAGAAGGCATTCGGTGTTCCCCCAGGATTGGCAATTGGAGTATTCAGCGAGAGGTTCCTAGAGATAGCCGAAAAGATGCCTGAGAGAGGATGGTACTTTGACATCCCACTGTACGTTAAGTACCTCAAGGAGAAGGAATCAACACCCTCAACGCCTCCAATGCCCCAGATCTTTGGCCTAAATGTCGTTCTCAGGATCATAGAGAAGATGGGTGGAAAGGAGAAGTGGCTTGAGATGTACCAGAAGAGAGCAGAGATGATAAGAGAAGGAGTCAAAGAGATGGGCCTCGACATTTTAGCTGAGGAGGGGTACGAGAGCCCAACGATTACAGCAGTTGTCACTCCAAAGGGAATAAAGGGAGATGAAGTCTACGAAGCAATGAGGAAGAGAGGATTCGAGCTGGCCAAGGGTTACGGTAGCGTCAAGGAGATCACCTTCAGGATAGGCCACATGGGCTACATGACGTTCGACGATATAAGGGAGATGCTTGACAACCTCAGAGAGGTAATAAATGAGTTAAAGAAGCAGAAAGGCCTAACATAGTCTCTCTAACTCTTTTCCTTTTATCTTGTATATTGCATTAACCTTCCTGTGCCCCGTTTTTATGTCCCTATAGAGCTCTACGATGATCTCAAACTTCTCCAGCATTTCATCGTCTATCTTTAGCCAGTGCTTAATTTCATCCCAAAGGTTCCTTGAGAGGACTAGGGAAGTTATTATAAAGCCGTATTTGTCTACTAACCTTTCAAGAATCCTGGGAACGCTAACGGTGTGAAGGGTGTCAATTATAACGTAGTCAGGATTTATTGAGTTTATCTTCTCGATTACTTCTTCAGTTCTTACATCGACGCTTCTACCATCAAACTCCGTGTTTATAACGAAGATGTTGTCCTTAAAGGGCTTAAATTCATTATAAGCGGTAACAACTGCTATCTTCCAGTCCTCGGGAATTAAAAATGTCATTGCCTCAACTAACTTAGTCTTTCCTGCCTTTGTTCCTCCAACTACTAAAATATCCTCCCTCCTTTTTAGAGCCTCCTTTAAAACATTAAGGCAGTCCTGGGTTATGACCTCATACCTGAGCAGATCTTCAGGAGTAAAGATGTACACTCCCATTCTTATCCCCAGGGGATAGTATATTTAAGGAGGATAAAAAGGCTTGCATGATGAAACTCAAAGATTTCATAATAGGGCCCAGCAGCCACATCAGCTCACTCTGCCACAGCATAGTTAGAGGAGAGGTCTTCACGACCTGCGAGGTAGGGTGTATATACTGCTACGCTAGATGGTATAGAGGGCCTCACGGGAAGCCAAAGCCCATATGGGACGTCTTTAAGCTAATAAGTGAGCTTGGCAGAATGCAGAGGGAAGGATTAGTGGTAACCCCAGTTAGGTTTTCTGCATTAAGCGATCCATTTCAGGGAGAGGCTAAGGTCACCCTCAAGGCCCTAAAGCTCGCCTACAGGGAAAAGGTTCCGGTAGTTGTGAACACTAAGCTCATTCCTGGGAAAAAGCATGTAAAAATTATGGAAAGCCTCGGGAGTGAGGGACTTTTGGTGTTCCAAGTCTCACTGTCCACGCTAGAGAACTCAAAAACTCTGGAGCCCCTAGCACCTAGCCCCCAGGAAAGACTTGATCTCATAAGGAAGGTCTCTGAGATAGGAATCCCAGTTATCGTTAGAGTTCAGCCCTTCATCCCGGGATGGATTAAAGATATAGGAACCTTTGTATCAGAGGTCGCATCCGCCGGAGCTGAGATGATAATCCTCGAGTTCCTGAGAATAAAGAGGAGTCTTCTTAAATTCTTCTCTAAGATGTTCCCAGGGGAAGAGGCATATAGGGAGGAATGGTCATCCTACCTGCCAGGAACGCCTAATGAAAAGGCCCCTCTAATCCAGCCCCCTCTGAACTATAGGATCAAAGTAACTGAAGAATTCTCAAGGGAAGCAAGAAAGGAAGGATTAGCATTTTCAACGTGCAAGGAGGGGCTTTTTGAGTACCATCACCCACTTGACATGGACTGCTGCGGAATGGAGCTTCTAGGTGTAGACTACGCGAGGAGGCCAACTCTGTGGGATCTCTACCTGGAGATAGTGGAGAAGGGATATGCAAAGCCGGAGGATCTATGGAAGAGATGCGAGCGTGAGAAGCTATTGTGTGGGGATAGGCTTAAACTATATCCAAGATGGTTTAAGAGGGGCTTTAAGGTTCATGAAAAAAGGCTTGAGAGCCTTCTAAAAAAGCCCCACATCCTAGAGAGAATAGCCCCTTCAATAAAATATAAAGAAGGAAAATTTATCAGGCGATAATTCCACTCTTAAGTTCTCCCTCGGTCTTCGCAACAATTGCGGTTCCTGTGAGGTCTCCGGTAACGTTGACCATCGTTCTACCCATGTCAAGGATTGCGTCGATACCAAGGATCATTGCGTAAGCAGCGGCAACGTTTGGATCCGTAAGCGGTAACCCAACGCTCTGGAGAACCATTGCGAGCATTATCGCTCCAGCGCCGGGAACACCAGCT encodes the following:
- a CDS encoding ParB N-terminal domain-containing protein: MIKLISREEAIRRAERIKRENELIYGVDFEILHDIVDIRELIPTQKELSRKKLEAVIQRVLHGYDAPIICLYYRGKLYLLDGHHRVYACRILGTEKVEALILRPKKTIKSNIGESVKRQGLKSIEDMIVVHEI
- a CDS encoding acyl-CoA mutase large subunit family protein, yielding MTFDKEALKKIKEEEKRWEETTVRQFLQKAPERKERFLTDDGFEIKRIYTPADLGENWDYMEKLGFPGEYPFTRGVYATMYRGRIWTMRQYAGYATAEESNKRYKYLLSQGQTGLSVAFDLPTQLGYDSDHPLAEGEVGKVGVAIDSLWDMRILFDGIPLDKVSTSMTINSTAANLLAMYILVAEEQGVPQEKLRGTVQNDILKEYIARGTYIFPPQPSMRLTTDIIMYCAENIPKWNPISISGYHIREAGANAVQEVAFTLADGIEYVKAVIERGMDVDKFAPRLSFFFAAHNNFLEEIAKFRAARRLWAYIMKEWFNAKNPRSMMLRFHTQTAGSTLTAQQPENNIIRVAIQALAAVLGGTQSLHTNSYDEALSLPTEKSVRIALRTQQIIAYESGVVDTVDPLGGAYYIEWLTDHIFEEALKYIEKIQKMGGMMRAIERGYIQKEIAEAAYKYQKEIEEGKRIIVGVNKFVTDEPIEVEILKVDPSIREKQIERLKKLRSERDSKKVEEALDKLRNVAEKEDENLMPYIIEAHRHLATLQEVTDVLREVWGEYRAPLIF
- a CDS encoding PadR family transcriptional regulator, producing MEEVLLRLKDKLTKEMLWMYILKLLRERPMYAYEIRGQLKRRFGFEPATVSSYVVLYKLEEAGYVTSEWHESESGRPSRKYYKLTEKGEKLFEDGVKIIENVLEMLKE
- a CDS encoding 50S ribosomal protein L40e; amino-acid sequence: MARFPEAEARIFKKYICLRCGATNPWGAKKCRKCGYKRLRPKAREPRGGGR
- a CDS encoding serine/threonine protein kinase; this encodes MLQEIIEDEIRKLKPILSDYGVELERFLAKGTTSYVFLGTLGGKKVVVKYQRPDSPRKTLGREAKILEILQGKDITGDLVLYTKIERREVLVREYVEGELLINLTPRKEDILRIAEKAYALDTLGIDHGQIQGGKHIIIGKDVWIIDFEKASTQRRPKNLTSAMAMLFLSDNVISRRISKEYGITDEFRESLRLALREYKTSRNLKRVVEVLSTL
- a CDS encoding alanine--glyoxylate aminotransferase family protein, which translates into the protein MEYEEAFREVYEMVKPKYKLFTAGPVACFPEVLEIMKVQMFSHRSKEYRKVHVDTVERLRDFLEVKKGEVLLVPSSGTGIMEASIRNGVTKGGKVLVTIIGAFGKRYREVVETNGRKAVVLEYEPGKAVKPEDLDDALRKNPDVEAVTITYNETSTGVLNPLPELAKVAKEHDKLVFVDAVSAMGGADIKFDKWELDVVFSSSQKAFGVPPGLAIGVFSERFLEIAEKMPERGWYFDIPLYVKYLKEKESTPSTPPMPQIFGLNVVLRIIEKMGGKEKWLEMYQKRAEMIREGVKEMGLDILAEEGYESPTITAVVTPKGIKGDEVYEAMRKRGFELAKGYGSVKEITFRIGHMGYMTFDDIREMLDNLREVINELKKQKGLT
- a CDS encoding P-loop NTPase family protein; translated protein: MGVYIFTPEDLLRYEVITQDCLNVLKEALKRREDILVVGGTKAGKTKLVEAMTFLIPEDWKIAVVTAYNEFKPFKDNIFVINTEFDGRSVDVRTEEVIEKINSINPDYVIIDTLHTVSVPRILERLVDKYGFIITSLVLSRNLWDEIKHWLKIDDEMLEKFEIIVELYRDIKTGHRKVNAIYKIKGKELERLC
- a CDS encoding radical SAM protein; the protein is MKLKDFIIGPSSHISSLCHSIVRGEVFTTCEVGCIYCYARWYRGPHGKPKPIWDVFKLISELGRMQREGLVVTPVRFSALSDPFQGEAKVTLKALKLAYREKVPVVVNTKLIPGKKHVKIMESLGSEGLLVFQVSLSTLENSKTLEPLAPSPQERLDLIRKVSEIGIPVIVRVQPFIPGWIKDIGTFVSEVASAGAEMIILEFLRIKRSLLKFFSKMFPGEEAYREEWSSYLPGTPNEKAPLIQPPLNYRIKVTEEFSREARKEGLAFSTCKEGLFEYHHPLDMDCCGMELLGVDYARRPTLWDLYLEIVEKGYAKPEDLWKRCEREKLLCGDRLKLYPRWFKRGFKVHEKRLESLLKKPHILERIAPSIKYKEGKFIRR